The stretch of DNA TAGCAATCATGAGCTGTCAACACGACTATTCCACCTGCGATCCGCAGATCGCGCAACTGGCCGATCTGTTCCATTTGCTGGGCGATCCGACCCGGCTGCGCATCGTGCTGGCCTGCATGCCGGCGCCGATTGCGGTCTCCGAGATCGCGTCTACACTGGAATTGAGCAGCTCGCTCGTGAGCCACCATCTGCGCTTGCTGCGCGCCGCCCGCATCGTCAAGTCCGAGCGTCAGGGCAAGCAAGTTTTCTACTCCGCCGCCGATGCCCATATCAGCGGCGTACTCAACGATATGCTGGAACATATCGCCGAACCTGCCACCGGAACCGAAGCATGAGCAAGCACCACGACCACGACCACCATGACCACGACCATGATCACCACGATCATGGCCACGACCAGCACGCGCACAGCCACCACGATCACAGCCACGGCATCGGCCAT from Duganella dendranthematis encodes:
- a CDS encoding ArsR/SmtB family transcription factor — encoded protein: MSCQHDYSTCDPQIAQLADLFHLLGDPTRLRIVLACMPAPIAVSEIASTLELSSSLVSHHLRLLRAARIVKSERQGKQVFYSAADAHISGVLNDMLEHIAEPATGTEA